A single region of the Gossypium arboreum isolate Shixiya-1 chromosome 12, ASM2569848v2, whole genome shotgun sequence genome encodes:
- the LOC108477259 gene encoding uncharacterized protein LOC108477259 isoform X2, with protein sequence MLPQQVGRCSSHHPWCWLRPRTYWSNQMPQVSGSRAVRESRERMKQTKKNQMSTEGNNQRQWQYYHTIYTNVKTGYMMKLTLIFPRSAKKEALLVEDS encoded by the exons ATGTTACCTCAACAAGTTGGGAGGTGCTCCTCCCATCATCCTTGGTGCTGGCTTAGGCCACGGACTTATTGG AGTAACCAAATGCCACAGGTCTCAGGTTCGAGGGCCGTGAGAGAGAGCAGAGAGAGAATGAAGCAAACAAAGAAAAACCAAATGAG CACGGAGGGCAATAATCAACGGCAATGGCAATATTATCACACTATTTACACCAATGTCAAAACAG GTTATATGATGAAGCTTACCTTGATATTTCCGAGATCTGCAAAGAAAGAAGCTTTACTG GTGGAAGATTCCTGA
- the LOC108477259 gene encoding uncharacterized protein LOC108477259 isoform X1 — translation MLPQQVGRCSSHHPWCWLRPRTYWSNQMPQVSGSRAVRESRERMKQTKKNQMSTEGNNQRQWQYYHTIYTNVKTGGRFLIDGQKNKTADCIACTQSPPKQALRRRFFCRVGAWRLQS, via the exons ATGTTACCTCAACAAGTTGGGAGGTGCTCCTCCCATCATCCTTGGTGCTGGCTTAGGCCACGGACTTATTGG AGTAACCAAATGCCACAGGTCTCAGGTTCGAGGGCCGTGAGAGAGAGCAGAGAGAGAATGAAGCAAACAAAGAAAAACCAAATGAG CACGGAGGGCAATAATCAACGGCAATGGCAATATTATCACACTATTTACACCAATGTCAAAACAG GTGGAAGATTCCTGATTGATGGCCAAAAAAACAAGACTGCTGATTGTATAGCGTGTACTCAATCTCCCCCAAAACAAGCATTACGAAGAAGATTCTTCTGCCGAGTGGGAGCCTGGAGACTGCAATCCTGA
- the LOC108477259 gene encoding uncharacterized protein LOC108477259 isoform X3, whose product MLPQQVGRCSSHHPWCWLRPRTYWSNQMPQVSGSRAVRESRERMKQTKKNQMSTEGNNQRQWQYYHTIYTNVKTGYMMKLTLIFPRSAKKEALLIA is encoded by the exons ATGTTACCTCAACAAGTTGGGAGGTGCTCCTCCCATCATCCTTGGTGCTGGCTTAGGCCACGGACTTATTGG AGTAACCAAATGCCACAGGTCTCAGGTTCGAGGGCCGTGAGAGAGAGCAGAGAGAGAATGAAGCAAACAAAGAAAAACCAAATGAG CACGGAGGGCAATAATCAACGGCAATGGCAATATTATCACACTATTTACACCAATGTCAAAACAG GTTATATGATGAAGCTTACCTTGATATTTCCGAGATCTGCAAAGAAAGAAGCTTTACTG ATTGCTTAA
- the LOC108478163 gene encoding uncharacterized protein LOC108478163, which produces MELTHMVAVSRFCYQNPRIWSRTQALSSSQHSVSPLPLSSNRIAPKTHLNTLQEAAKPYVRTTSNGIKEATVNMPSMSDILASSRAQNLDVQLRTLGPLFRITAKSLETNRELGRAEGLVRVWFGGKILHLDSIRLNRETLGMERSIFGIGLFIGAVAIRYGYDCGCKTAELLAINDSDLYHSKLVRFYKRIGFKVVHEVTGSTIGDMPHMLMWGGVGTRMDASIAELLVKWCSRFKSQDSLCRN; this is translated from the exons ATGGAATTAACTCACATGGTTGCAGTTTCCAGATTCTGCTATCAAAATCCCAGAATTTGGAGTAGAACCCAAGCTCTTTCATCATCTCAGCATTCAGTTTCACCACTTCCATTATCCTCTAACCGAATTGCCCCCAAAACCCATTTGAATACTCTCCAAGAAGCTGCCAAACCATATGTTAGAACAACAAGCAATGGCATCAAGGAAGCCACTGTTAATATGCCATCCATGTCTGATATATTGGCCTCCTCTAGAGCCCAGAACCTTGACGTTCAGCTCCGAACTTTAGGACCATTGTTTAGGATTACTGCTAAGAGCCTGGAGACCAACAGGGAACTTGGAAGAGCTGAGGGGCTCGTTAGGGTCTGGTTTGGAGGTAAAATTCTGCACCTGGATTCCATTAGACTCAACAGAGAGACCCTAGGCATGGAAAGATCCATTTTTGGTATTGGTTTGTTTATTGGAGCTGTAGCTATTCGATATGGATATGACTGCGGTTGCAAGACTGCCGAGTTGCTTGCCATCAACGACTCCGATCTTTACCATTCCAAG CTTGTTAGGTTCTACAAAAGGATTGGGTTCAAGGTTGTGCATGAAGTGACTGGTTCAACAATTGGGGATATGCCCCATATGCTAATGTGGGGAGGAGTTGGAACTCGAATGGATGCCAGTATAGCTGAGCTTCTTGTAAAATGGTGCAGCAGGTTCAAGTCCCAGGACTCATTATGTCGGAATTAG
- the LOC108476755 gene encoding uncharacterized protein LOC108476755, producing MSRREGRDSDSRRHRSGFDREPSPKRSRRDGKPQTERQVSSADVGDRPDQEEKQRRRLQDAVPLEAAPTPPDSSKIETVIVGKDSDRKNNGQHEGAKHSSDPTEVPRSRSYFQHDERGSAAQAGRSYGRRVASERGERGWWRDAKDHHSERETRTFDTRQRDEKPQAKGDSKDDWRHDRFFEMEADPPVQPPPTRKRPAFSEKKIPAAAQSADHTTKESEKSSHSSHHALGSERRVDRDRHPRHLDRPDRLTAGDQVPSRREAPRGGFLSHERHGGGGGSNFRGRDRFSGRQEYRSGGPRVEKWKHDLYDEANKSPPRKNEEDQIAKVESLLAS from the exons ATGTCTCGTCGAGAGGGTCGTGATTCCGACTCTAGACGACACCGTTCTGGGTTTGACCGTGAACCCAG CCCTAAGAGGTCTAGGAGAGATGGGAAACCTCAGACTGAAAGACAGGTCTCCAGCGCTGACGTCGGAGACAGGCCCGACCAGGAGGAGAAACAGCGCCGTCGGTTGCAAGATGCTGTACCCCTTGAGGCGGCCCCGACACCTCCTGATTCTTCTAAGATTGAAACTGTGATTGTTGGTAAGGATTCTGATAGGAAAAACAATGGACAACATGAAGGAGCCAAGCATTCTTCTGATCCAACTGAAGTGCCCCGCTCCCGATCCTATTTTCag CACGATGAACGTGGTAGTGCCGCACAAGCTGGTCGAAGTTATGGTCGGAGAGTGGCTTCTG aGCGTGGAGAGCGTGGATGGTGGAGGGATGCAAAGGATCATCATAGTGAAAGGGAAACTAGAACATTTGACACGAGGCAAAGAGACGAGAAACCACAAGCCAAAGGTGATAGCAAAGATGATTGGCGCCATGATAGATTCTTTGAAATGGAGGCTGATCCACCGGTACAGCCACCACCTACCAGGAAACGACCTGCATTTAGTGAGAAGAAGATCCCTGCAGCAGCTCAAAGTGCTGACCACACAACAAAGGAATCGGAGAAGTCGAGCCATTCTAGCCACCATGCATTAGGAAGTGAAAGAAGAGTGGACAGGGATCGCCACCCCCGGCATTTGGACAGACCGGATAGACTCACTGCTGGAGATCAGGTTCCGAGCAGAAGAGAAGCACCCAGAGGTGGATTTTTATCGCATGAAAGGCatggaggtggtggtggtagcAATTTTAGGGGAAGAGATCGATTCAGTGGAAGGCAGGAGTATCGCTCAGGTGGCCCTCGTGTTGAGAAGTGGAAGCATGATTTGTACGATGAGGCGAACAAGAGCCCTCCTAGAAAGAATGAAGAGGATCAGATCGCAAAGGTGGAATCACTCTTGGCATCATAG